The Kiritimatiellales bacterium genomic interval GCCTGTCGCGAAGCAGCGCGGATACTGCGTCCCGGCGGACGGTTGATCGCCGGGCTGATCAATCGCGACAGTTTTCTCGGGCGGCATTATGAAGCGCGGCGTCAAACGAGCCGCTTCTATCAGCACGCGCGTTTTTTTACCGTCGACGACGTAAAGCGCATGATGAAAACAGCCGGCTTTAGTTCCTTTGCCTGCGTTCAAACTCTGTTTGATCTGCCGGAAAATCTGACTGCTCCCGATCCGGTGATGCAAGGTTGCGACCGCGGCGGTTTTATTGTGCTGACCGGAGTAAAACCCGCGAAGAATCCGGACGGTTCTTTGCATAATCCAAAGGAGAAATAACTATGAAAATTGCCATTCCAACCGCAAACGGGAAACTGTGTATGCACTTCGGGCATTGCGAAGTGTTTACAATTTTGACTGTGGATGAAAAAAACAAAGCGGTCCTTGCGCGGGAATACCTCACTCCGCCGCCGCATGAGCCGGGAGTTCTGCCCCGCTGGCTCGGTGAACAGAAGGTCAGTGTCATCATCGCCGGCGGCATGGGACAGCGCGCGCAGGAGCTGTTTAAAGAGCAGAACATCACCGTCGTAGTCGGCGCGCCCTCCGCCGGGCCGGAAGCACTGGCTGCCGGCTATTTAAGCGGAACACTGATCCCCGGCGAAAACGTCTGCGATCATTGATCATTTTTCACCGCAAACAGCCGGAATCCGTGCAGGGCTTATTTTCCACAACTCCCTGCTCTTCAAGCGCCGCAAGAATTTTCCCGGCATGTTCATCGGCATAGCGGATACCGTAGTTGTAACCGCCGGTCATTTTGCGCATCTCCCCTCCATATCGCAAACGTTACGGCTGGCGGGGATACTGTAGATCCGTTACGTTGTCGTACATGCTGATATCCTGGATCGTATGAGGACCGGGCAGCTTCCGGTGTTTCTCAATTAGCTTCGGAGTCAGTCATTCAGATAACGGATCATTTTTAAACAGATTGCCGAAATCCGTCAGGATGCGGAATGACGTATGAGATCAGTAATTGATATGTGCAGATCCCTGTTGTCCTCTTTGTCACGCTGGGCAAAATCCAGTCGAGCGCGGTCGGAGATACTCCCTCTGCCAATTCCTGTTCATCCTTTCCGGTGTCATAGACCTTACGGAATCCAGCGTAAAACTACCAGAAGCCGACTATAAATTTTTACGCACTGCTTTCAAAAATGATTGCTGACACTATAACGGAATTGGAAATAATACAATTGGACGCCTGGCGAAAGATAATAAGCAAAAACCGGACAGTCCCGTTTCAGTGTTTATATTATGAGGTTATTTCGGCAATTTTTTCAGCGGGAAAAGAATTTCGTTCCAAACCGTTTCGGTCTCAACGTTCCAGACTCCCCACAAGGTTTCGAATCCGGCGCGGATTCTTCCCGCGTCTTTTCCGAAAAATTCAACCGCGGCCAGCGCTGCGCCCTCTGCAAATAACACCGGTGAAATCCCCTGATTTAACACAAGCCGTATCGTTCCGATCACGCGGTCATTCCAGCCCAATTTGCGCTCCATATCGCGGCAGACACGGTCAACGCGATCGGTTAAAAACGGATTGACCATCCTGATAAGAAGATCATCGGCATAAGCAGCAAAACCGGCGGGTGTAAACAGTGCGTCCGTATCAGAATATTTTCTGCACAGCGCCGCACCGGATTCTTCAATAAATGCGCGGCGCGCCGAGATAAAAATTTTCTCGTTACCGGAAATGTCATGCATAAACTGTGCGCCGGCGCGGCGCATATGCAGTCCAATCCAGAAATGCACTGCGTTATGTCCGTACAGTTTTGCCTCCTCAAACGGCAGCAGGTCAGCCTTCTCTTCAAACACCGTGATGCCGCGCCGGAATTCCGGCAGGGTGATTTTTGTAATCAGAATCCGGTTGAATTCTTCAACCAGAAACGCGCGTGCAGCGGACGGCGTGACGCGCATCAGCCCGCCGTTCTGAATCTGTTCCGCAGCGGTAACCACACCGCTCATTTTTCCGACGACGGTATTTAACAACTGAACGCGGTTTTTAAGCGAAAGCCCGATCTGCTGTTCAAGAATTCCGGCGGCGTGGTTATTATTTTCGGCGGTGTAAACCACAGCGTCCGGCAGAGTTTTATCCTGCAGTTTAAGCTCAAATCCGGCACGCAGAATTCCGGCGATGGACGGGGTGCCGCGGCTGAAAAAATCTACGCTGGGCAGGGCGGTGCCGATTTCATGCGCTTCCGCCGCCGCCTGAATCAGTTTCCCGGCATCGGCGGGAACTGCCGGATTATAAATTTCAACGCCGGAAATGAACTGTTTTTCAATTCCGTGCGGGGTGGCGATATTCAGCCAGTATCCGCCGGCAGTGCGAACATCGTCGACAACTTCCGGCACAACTTCTGCAACAACCAGTCGCG includes:
- a CDS encoding NifB/NifX family molybdenum-iron cluster-binding protein, with the translated sequence MKIAIPTANGKLCMHFGHCEVFTILTVDEKNKAVLAREYLTPPPHEPGVLPRWLGEQKVSVIIAGGMGQRAQELFKEQNITVVVGAPSAGPEALAAGYLSGTLIPGENVCDH